The segment AACTAATAGCATTCTGTTAGTTATTctgaatattattataaaatttcccacaatattttgtatttggtaaatgattgaaattgatattaaataGCAATGACGCATGAGCACTAGTGAACACGCTATGCTTGAAGCAATGAAGCAGCTCTTAAGAATCTCtcgtctctctctctgtttgtaGGTCTGCCTATCCTGGACTAGTTTTGAAACTTTGAGAATTGAGGGATGGAGTGGATGGAGAAGCAGATGTAACTAATCTCATATTTGTCTTGACCTCAAAGACATGAAACATATGATGAGAGGAAAATCTTTTCTTGCCTTGGCAgcaatattttgaatttcaaattcttGGAAATGCAGTAAATCCAAGCATTAATTCTGATAATGACAGGCTTGAAGAAGCAGATGAAACTAATCTTAGATTTGCCTTGACCTCAGGAACCAACCAAAGGAAGCAAACATGAAACACGAGAGCATTAAATGAGGGTGAGGGGCGGGTTGCAATGATGTGGGGAAAATCTTATCTTGCCTTGGCAGccattttttgaatttcaaattcttGGAAATGCAGTAAATCAAAGCATTAATTCTGATAATGACAGGCTTGAAGATTCAGAACATTTTTAATGCTGGGATTTATGCATGGAGCACACACAGGCCACAGCCATCCCCATGCTCTTCATTTTGTTATCCACAGGAGCAGAGCTGGTGACCGCTTATCTAACCTCTGGTTGATGACAATGATTTTCAGAGAACTCTATCCTGAAATGGAATTGTCTCTTCTTAACTCTGACATTTCATGTGCTGCTGAACAGGATGCAACCTTTCGggggaaaaaacataaaaagaaaacaaaattattggaAGCGTCAAGAGCTGTATTGCCCTGGATGATAGGTAACTTGTCTTGTTCTATAGCTATTGACCTGCAGCTGCAGatatttatgtttatgaatgattggtttttaaagtattttttatttaaaaatatattaaaataatatatttttattttttaatattaaaataataaaaaatataaaaatttattttttaaaaaaaaaaactaaattttaatccACTGTTTAATCCGACTCCTAAACAGGAGCGAAATCCTAAAGCTATGGTCCCAGGcagtaataaaatattatacgGACCTTTCAAAATGGGCAGAGATATCATACAAGAATAGCAATCAAGAAGTTAACGTTGGCAGCTTCGCCTTTGAATCAGCTTCCATGGAGACATCACCGTTAATTATAGGCTTTTGTTTCGAAAAGTATTCTCAGCCAcgttcgaataaaaaaaaaaaagtgtctgtggaatatatttttgattgttttttaaaataattttttatttttaaaaaattatttttgaaattaatattttaaaacaatttaaatataaaaaaattaaatttttataaaacatggtTTACATCATGTTTCAAACAGTAAAATTTTGAGTCCAAGCTAAGCAAAATGATCGATTTAAGCCTTCACTTTCTAACCAGCAAACTGATTTGCTTCAAGTTATAAATGACATGGTAACATGAAGCCACGAAGAAACAAGTTTAAACTGAAATCAAAACCCTAGATTCAGTTTAATATGCTATCAGTTAGTTACAtctgatattattatatttatataaatatatatttattattaataaaaaattaatttatttttaatatttatataatattagattaataaatcgaatatttgatttatgaatataaaatttatgaaataaaaatactttgtaaaaaaaattataaagttgttataattataaaatttctatTGCATTTAAGTATTGTTTCTAAAATCAGtcgatgctctcttaaatattaATCATTTACTAGCCATAGAgactagtgtgtgtgtgtgtgtgtttatatatatatattatgttctttcctttatgaaataaaacaattgttCTCATTTAAGtattatgttctttcctttatgaaacaatataacttttttaatatttgatgatCATGACACGTTGCTAGACGATGCACTTAAACTTCAAAtatcaattaatcaattatttaattgataataaattaaactgtttcatttatttaattctatttaattagaattataattaatatttgaactAGCATATGAGGAATCTAATGGGTCATACACATTAAGAATTActaatcataaattaaactgtgatgatttaattaaatatgacttgattcaaatatattttaaaaattaaaaactagaatataattaatatagaaattatatttttagacctaaaaaaaatcaagtaaaaatttgattaagttaatttttaaaattttcctgaactaatatatgaatattattcaatagacaaattgatatttcataaatttatataatattttagattttcctataaatagcaAGTCATGCCTCTCATTTTTTTAGTAGTTgtctattagaaaaaaaaaaatacgtaaatcataaaataaagagCTAGCACTTTAGGCATAACAATTCCTCTCTCATAAATAAGAATTTAGAAAATTTCTTACTGGTGGTAAGTGTTAATTATCGTTGGAGGCTGGATAATTGGACAACTTGTAGTTTGCGACAACCCAGCCTTTGAGGAattattcaaagtaaaaaaagatcagattttcaagtaataaatccttaaacaactctagatctgtTTAACGGGATCCTAGAGACTcccaaataattttgttttattgtttccgTTGCTTGTATAATATTTCGAACCCAACACCAAGGACTAAAGAAAAATTCACTCAAAAGCACATTAAGGAACACAACCAAACGAGGGAAGCACTCTATGGATCATCAGGAACTTTAcaatattaagaaaaacaagGCCAATCTGGTTTGCAATATATTGTTAAGTGAAGATAGAACCACTAGTTCCCTAGAGAATCAAAAGGTAGTCAGCTGATGAGTGATTGGGTTCTCTGCTATGGCTTCCTCATTTTGGACCTGGCATATCTGCAGTGCTCCGGTGCAAAAATACATTATGATGACGAAATATTTGATGTTTAAATAGCAAAACAAGGGTGGAGAATAAGTACTCTATGTGCATGCCACCTCTGTCTGATGATGGTAAAGTGGTGTCTTGAAGATTCTCCATGACTTTAGTAGCTTGTTCAATTTCCtgccagaaaagaaaaaaacatcacagGTTGAAGAATTAGTCTTCCTAAATAGCGAGTTTTGCAGCTACTAATCTAGATGTTAATAAGATGATAGTTTGATAGGGGAACTTAAGTTTACAACATAAAGTAAGAACTCATCAACAACATGGACCATCTTTTGCTCATGATACGAAGGAAGAGATCCATATTGTGACAACATTTCAATACAAAGAATCCTGCAGTGCTGAATGGGTATACTTCTCAAACCAAGATTATCAAGTGAGTAATCATTTTAAAGGTGAAAAACAATAATCCAGCTTGCTTGTTTTATTGTGACTGCAGCTGTGTGAGATATATTGCCAAGATTAAGCAAATCCCTTCACACCAACAGTTGTGTCGCATTTTCTCTGATGCTGCCTTTTAAACAACATTTATGACAGCTCTGATGCTGCCTTTTAAACAACATTTATGACAGCGCCCGATGCCTGAAGGAGCATTGAAGGCATCAACAGCAAAATGTGAAACTGAATTTAGTCTTATATAAGGCTAAGTGACTAGAAGCACAAGCCATACTAAGGAGATGGCCAAAGATGGCCTCTGATGCTGCCTTATAAACAATGGCCAACATCTAAGATGGTCCCATACGCCTGCAGGATGCTCAGCATCAAAGGCATAGGCAACCGAGACTGAATTCACTCTTATAAAGCTAAGTGACAGTGGAAGCACGAACCATCTTAAGGAGATGGCCAGGGATCAAGAAAATGTTTTCATTGATATCTCTGgactatcttcttttttttttttttcctgcgaAGGCCAAAGGCCCAAAGCACAAGCAATTTCTTTGACTGGTAGCATTAATACCTCAAAATCAGCAAAGGCAACTGGCATTCCACCTTTCGCACGAATTTTGAGCACGTGAAATCCAGGATATCTGGAACCAAAAGAATTTAAGCCATCACATTTCCAAACTCATAATATAATAGATAATCAAGACAACAGcaataagaacataattagaGTACAGAAAAGATTACTAAAGAGTAATCTATTTTGATAAGGCAAACTGGAACTCACTGTGATAGAACTTGCTTCAGTTCATCTTCAGTGCAATTTGGACCTAGATTTGCAATAAACAAAGTGGAACAAGGACGGACACCTCCTTCTGCAGTCCTCTCCCCTATCTCCTGAACCAACCATTTAATTCAAATGCAATGTTAATTCAAATGCATTTCCATGCCTATGGACTAATCACCGGAGAAAGGTTATGTAATCAACAGTTGGGATTCATGAAAGAGGAAAAGTTAATTCAAAATTCAGAGACATATGTGAAATGCCAGCAGAGTGAGTTTAGTTTCATGTCCTTAACTTTCTCCACATTCTCGCTATCTCCTGAaagttttacttttaaaaaaatagaaaaaccacaGCAATTTCGAGAGAGGGCATACAAACCAATAAGCACGAAAAACAGGGTGGAGAACCAGGGAACAATTCTGTAAAAAAAACTACCTTtcaagaaatttgtttttcattaatgcACTAACAGTCATTTAAAGTCGTTCGCTGCTCATTTAATCCCCATCCCCTCCCAACAACCCCCAAAATAAGCAAACAAATAAAGCAGTGTTATCAGCACCCGCGCACATGAATCAGCAACTCTTACAAAGGATAAGGTGAAACACTGTTACTTACATTTACTGCTACTGCAGCATTATCAGGATCACTTGCTGCCTCACTGCAAAGAATCAGACAGAAGAAAAGTCAGAGATGCACCAAAAAAGTAGGAAAAACTTCGAGAATTATTTTGCACCAGTAATCTAGTCAGCAGGAATCTTGaaataataaactttaaattgaGGAACAAGTATAACTTTTAATCACTTTTCTAACCTCTTTGCATTTTCTGAATCACCCTGGTAGGCAGTATCAACATTGTTCATTTCAGGATCTTCTTCAGGGTCGCTTTCAACTATACATGGGAAGATAATCAAACAGAATCAAGGCAAAATCCCATGTATACAActctttgaaatgaaaaataggAGAGCAATGAAAAATAGGAGAGCAACAAGTAAACATGCACAACTAGGCACGCATATCAGTAATTACCATCATCACTTGACGTTTCATGAGCATCGGATGGCTTTTTGGTTCGTTTATCAATGACAACATAGGCTCCACTACCTGCATAACAAAGAAGGTCAATTGCCTATCAAACACGTTTTGGAAACAGTAATTTCAATCAGTAAATGTTCAAACATGTACCTGGTTTACGTTTCCTCCTCGAGTTTGATCTGGCAAGTTCAATATGCAGAGTGGATCCactttgaggatcaaattttacTCCCTAAACATGATCAACAATGAAAGATGGCATTACAAACATGCATGGATTCCCAAGAGATTCAAACACTATCATCACCATAACCATCTTTACATATTCACAATGCGCCCATTTGTCATACATCCTTTGAGAACAAAACTTAAACATGACCATCCATTACGAATCAGAACCGAAACCCCAGATGCTTGTTTGTTTACAATAATTTAGTTTAACAGCCTAGCTATATACCATAAAGAATTCCCCTTTTCTCATTTGCAAATATCATCGAAACGCCGCTCAAGAAACAACTTATCAGCGGTGGAAAATATTGTATTTCggcagaaagaaagaataaattctgtaaaaaaacaaaacagagaaaTGAAGGGCTCACATTCAAAGAATGCAAAGCTGCAATGGCTGATTGGTGATTGAAAAAGGTAGCAAAAGCAACAACCTGCAAAGTAAACAAATATATTCAAGCTTGTCCATCTTGAATTATTCATTTCTATTTGAGATGGGGCCCTCACCTGGTTGCCGCGACCGGTGTACTTGAGCTGGCAAGAGTCAAAGCCAGGGCGACGCCGAAAGATGTTATGAATTTCACGCGCCTTCACGTCATCCGGTAGTCCCGACACGAACAGAGTGTTTATCCCGCTGTTCCACTCTCCTCCTGGCGCAGCTGCTGCTGGCGGTAGCTGGTAATAGGGATCGTAGGGCTGGTGATGACCATGtgacataattattattattaaatcttgaTGGCTGGTTACCACAACTTGTGGCGGTAAAGACGACGGAGGAGGAGCACGGGAGAAGAGGAGTGGAGGTTTAGGGAGGGGATTGGAGTAGCGAAGTCTTGCAAATCGACCTATGCCTCAATTCTCAATTGGgtcccattttattttttttatcaaataagtaTATGATATATTAGAAATTATCAATTAGGCCCTCTCATCCAAATTCATAACCTTCGATCCCTTcccatttcttcatcttttaatagcttttttaaattttatcgcAATgacttaataattatttatagttTTCAGACTCGGTCTGGTCTAAGGCTCGGGTTTCAAGTTTTAACCGGATCATCAGGttgtttatatcaatttttttctaaaaaaaatcaaaacgacgtcgttttagtaaaaaaaatcaacgaattACAACCGGGTTTTTGATCGGGTCAACCAGATCACCGAatcaactagttttttttttattaattttttttaacctggtCCGATTCCAGTCTCGGGCTAACCCGCCAACCGGActaggtttcaaaactatgtaaTTATATGTcatgttttctcttttcaatcACATTTCatgggggttttttttttccgagaAAATTTCCATTCAATAGTCACAAATCATTAATCCTAGTTCGGACCACATCCGGTAATTGAGAATCACGTCTCAtgctttatcaaattttaatttaatgtattaaGGCTTCATTGGACACTTTATTGGTActccaataattttaattttagttgaaTGCTTGAAAAAGCTTGTCTTTAAAAGCATTCAATCATCTACGAGACAAATTCCTATGAAGCCAGGCATATGATCTGCCTAATTTGCTTTTATTGTATATACTACCGCTATAACATAAGTGTTAATTACAAGGTTTATCCCGGCTTTATgtaaattattgttgttgttattattttattgggtCACGCTATGATATTAGTCGgattaggttattttttaacttgaaaaaaaatatccagaccataaaaagttatttgatattattattaaatttatatgagTAGGTCAACTTTAAAACCTATTTATTTGCCTCCTTACTTAAcataggtttaaaattaaattgtataggaGTTGTTCCAATATAATTCGGTTGACATGATAAGttcaaaaataacttgaataaccaataaaaaaatatggtttgatttttaaaaaatttcaaggcgacacctttttttaatattgagacgacAACATGTTGGATTGAGTCGTGTTTTGTGGCTTAACCCGCCAGACCAATGACCCAATCATGGACTTtactaggtttaataactttgttttttaaaatatttttacttaattatatgatattaaaaatagacgTTCATAATATTGAGTATAAACCAAATATTAAGATGTTTGTTTAAGACTACgataatctcatataaaataaaccgaaacaaattataaagaccaattaaaaatcaactaaatattgaagataattgaaataaaaaaccaataatttttttaatataatcttaatgttaaatgataaaattaaaaaaaaaaaagaacctcaTTCACTGCTCATCAATGAAGAAGGTGAATCAtaccctaatttttttagtttatagttcTAGTTTACAGGGTCACACTATATTGCAGGtcagattaattattttcataatataacaaaaaatatctagGCTATAAGaactatttgatattattattaacctGGCATAATGGATCAACTTTGAAACCTTCCGATCTGACTTTTTACATAgctcgagtttaaaattaaatcgtgtGAAAGTTGGGACTGGTGTGACCTAGTCGACTTGAATCGTCCAAAGACAACTTGGTtgacaataagaaaaaaaatttaatgatgaaattaagaaaaaaaaggatgaaattgagagaaaaaaattttattaacctGACTTCTTGTCTaactcgagtttaaaattaaactgcgTGAAAGTTGCTCCAACATGATCCAGTAGACTTGGTCGGTCCAAGTTGAGTATAAACCAAATGTTAggatgtttgtttgagaaaataataaccatgaaagcaaaccaaaataaattataaagaccaAATCAAAATCAGCTAAATATTGAAGGagggaattgaaaaaaaagccaataattttttttaatacaaacttaatgttgaaaaatgaaattaaaaaaaaaacaaaaacaaaaaaaagagacctCTTTCACTGCTTATTAGTGTAGGTGAGTCATACCCtagctttttaaatttgaagtaCTAGTTTACAAGGTCACGCTATGCTGCGGGTCATATCAATTTTTtgaatgtaataaaaatatatgtcatAGAGAATTATTTGACATTGTTATTAAGCCTAGCCTAGTGAGTCTACTTTAAAACATCATGatctaacttttttatttagtttgagtttaaaattaaatcgtgtGGTAGTTGACGTAGTGTGACCCAGTCGACTTGGCTCATCCAAAGATAATATGCTTGATCAGTACAAAACGAGagaatgaaattggaaaaaagggatgaaatagaaaaaagaaacaaaaactccATACCCAACTTCTTGCCTAacccgagtttaaaattaaatcgtgtGAAAATTGGCTCAAAGTGATCCAATAGACTTGACAAATCTAAATGCAACCCGATCGACCGACAAAATTTTTTTGAGGAtgaaactgagaaaaaaaagaagtagatagaaaaaaaaacatattgatccAACTTTTTATCTaactcaagtttaaaattaaatcgtgtGATAGTTGCCCCAACATGATTCAGTAAAGTTGACTGGTTAAGTCAAATGATTGTTAAAAGAGCtcgatgatgaaattgtaagaagaaaaataatgaaactaaaaaaaaagagagagaaggataaattgaaaaataaaactttctttttaggatagggtattattattattattattattattattattattattattattattacaagagGATTTTGCAAATAGCAGCCCATCAATGCTAGTTCGAGTTAAGTTTGT is part of the Populus nigra chromosome 8, ddPopNigr1.1, whole genome shotgun sequence genome and harbors:
- the LOC133701006 gene encoding protein WHI4 isoform X2 codes for the protein MSHGHHQPYDPYYQLPPAAAAPGGEWNSGINTLFVSGLPDDVKAREIHNIFRRRPGFDSCQLKYTGRGNQVVAFATFFNHQSAIAALHSLNGVKFDPQSGSTLHIELARSNSRRKRKPGSGAYVVIDKRTKKPSDAHETSSDDVESDPEEDPEMNNVDTAYQGDSENAKSEAASDPDNAAVAVNIGERTAEGGVRPCSTLFIANLGPNCTEDELKQVLSQYPGFHVLKIRAKGGMPVAFADFEEIEQATKVMENLQDTTLPSSDRGGMHIEYARSKMRKP
- the LOC133701006 gene encoding protein WHI4 isoform X1; translation: MSHGHHQPYDPYYQLPPAAAAPGGEWNSGINTLFVSGLPDDVKAREIHNIFRRRPGFDSCQLKYTGRGNQVVAFATFFNHQSAIAALHSLNGVKFDPQSGSTLHIELARSNSRRKRKPGSGAYVVIDKRTKKPSDAHETSSDDVESDPEEDPEMNNVDTAYQGDSENAKSEAASDPDNAAVAVNEIGERTAEGGVRPCSTLFIANLGPNCTEDELKQVLSQYPGFHVLKIRAKGGMPVAFADFEEIEQATKVMENLQDTTLPSSDRGGMHIEYARSKMRKP